In the Nicotiana tabacum cultivar K326 chromosome 16, ASM71507v2, whole genome shotgun sequence genome, one interval contains:
- the LOC142170494 gene encoding uncharacterized protein LOC142170494, producing MPQKLYTRSTTLYLHVHLWQNVKRTFKKYHKQLKDNTFFALARAYIIEKFDCHMIEMCKIDPRVHPYLFEIGYERWCRTYSKVKRSMLMTSNIAESINAANKDARELPVMRLLEYMTNLLQQWNNKNRKFAMETSTELGKKYDKLLRENLIAPERMTVRPVTPLSLHNIPEGGVV from the exons ATGCCACAAAAGTTGTATACCAGAAGTACCACATTGTATTTGCATGTTCACTTGTGGCAGAATGTAAAGCGCACATTCAAGAAATATCACAAACAATTGAAGGATAATACCTTTTTTGCTTTGGCTAGAGCTTACATAATAGAGAAGTTTGATTGCCATATGATAGAGATGTGCAAAATTGATCCAAGGGTGCATCCTTACTTGTTCGAAATTGGCTACGAAAGGTGGTGTAGGACATACTCCAAAGTGAAAAGGTCGATGCTAATGACTTCTAATATTGCAGAGTCAATTAATGCAGCAAATAAGGATGCTAGAGAGTTACCAGTAATGCGATTGCTGGAGTACATGACAAATTTGCTACAACAGTGGAAcaacaaaaacagaaaatttgCAATGGAGACATCTACAGAGCTTGGCAAAAAGTACGACAAACTCCTTCGGGAAAATCTGATTGCACCGGAGCGAATGACG GTGAGGCCTGTCACACCTCTTTCTTTACACAACATTCCGGAGGGGGGAGTAGTGTAA
- the LOC107766135 gene encoding ras-related protein Rab11D (The RefSeq protein has 2 substitutions compared to this genomic sequence): MASGYGDASQKIDYVFKVVLIGDSAVGKSQILARFARNEFSLDSKATIGVEFQTRTLAIQHKSVKAQIWDTAGQERYRAVTSAYYRGAVGAMLVYDITKRQTFDHIPRWLEELRAHADRNIVIMLIGNKTDLEDQRAVPTEDAKEFAQKEGLFFLETSAMEATNLEDAFLTVLTEIFNIVNKKNLAADDNQSNGNPASLTGKKILVPGPGQVIPEKKACCSS; this comes from the exons ATGGCGAGTGGGTATGGGGATGCGAGCCAGAAGATAGACTATGTATTCAAAGTGGTGTTAATCGGTGACTCAGCTGTAGGCAAGTCTCAGATACTGGCTCGATTTGCTCGTAATGAATTTAGCCTGGATTCTAAGGCCACAATTGGGGTTGAGTTCCAGACACGAACCCTAGTCATTCAACACAAGTCTGTTAAAGCTCAGATCTGGGATACTGCTGGTCAAGAACG ATATAGAGCTGTCACAAGTGCATACTACAGGGGAGCTGTTGGAGCTATGTTGGTTTATGACATAACGAAACGCCAAACCTTTGACCACATACCCCGTTGGCTGGAAGAGTTGCGTGCACATGCCGATAGGAATATCGTGATCATGCTGATCGGAAACAAAACAGATCTTGAAGACCAACGAGCTGTCCCTACTGAAGATGCTAAAGAATTTGCCCAGAAAGAAGGATTATTCTTCTTGGAGACTTCTGCAATGGAAGCGACAAACGTGGAGGACGCATTCTTGACTGTGTTGACAGAGATCTTCAACATTGTAAACAAGAAGAATCTTGCTGCAGATGATAATCAATCCAATGGCAATCCTGCATCTTTAACTGGAAAGAAGATTCTTGTACCTGGTCCTGGACAAGTTATCCCAGAAAAGAAAGCATGTTGTAGTTCTTGA
- the LOC107766134 gene encoding serine/threonine-protein kinase SAPK2 isoform X2, translating into MERYDIVKDIGSGNFGVAKLVKDKWSGELFAVKYIERGKKIDEHVQREIMNHRSLRHPNIIRFKEVLLTPAHLAIVMEYASGGELFERICNAGRFSEDEGRFFFQQLISGVSYCHSMQICHRDLKLENTLLDGSSTQRLKICDFGYSKSAALHSQPKSTVGTPAYIAPEVLSRKEYDGKIADVWSCGVTLYVMLVGAYPFEDPDDPRNFKKTITRILSVQYSIPYYVRVSKECNHLLSRIFVADPEKRITIEEIKKHPWFLKNLRKEFMEGEEASLVQMNGGEKPLQSIEEALAIIQEARTPAVGSKSDDPFVNSSISMELDDFDTDADLDDEIDTSGDFVCAL; encoded by the exons ATGGAAAGGTATGATATTGTTAAAGACATTGGTTCTGGAAATTTTGGTGTGGCTAAACTTGTGAAAGATAAATGGAGTGGTGAGCTTTTTGCTGTCAAGTATATTGAAAGAGGCAAAAAG ATTGATGAGCATGTTCAAAGGGAAATCATGAATCACAGGTCTTTGAGGCACCCAAATATCATTAGATTTAAAGAG GTATTGCTAACCCCAGCTCATCTAGCCATAGTTATGGAATATGCTTCGGGAGGAGAGCTTTTCGAACGAATATGCAATGCTGGAAGATTCAGTGAAGATGAG GGAAGGTTTTTCTTTCAACAACTTATATCAGGAGTCAGTTACTGTCACTCAATG CAAATCTGCCACAGAGATCTTAAGCTTGAAAATACATTATTAGATGGTAGCTCTACACAACGTCTGAAAATATGCGATTTTGGCTATTCTAAG TCAGCAGCATTGCATTCACAACCAAAATCTACAGTAGGAACTCCGGCTTATATCGCGCCAGAAGTCTTATCAAGAAAAGAATATGATGGAAAG ATAGCAGATGTTTGGTCATGTGGGGTCACATTATATGTGATGTTAGTTGGAGCTTATCCTTTTGAAGATCCTGATGATCCAAGAAAtttcaagaaaacaataaca AGGATATTAAGTGTGCAGTATTCAATCCCTTATTATGTTCGAGTTTCCAAGGAGTGTAATCATCTTTTATCTCGAATATTCGTAGCTGATCCGGAGAAG AGAATAACGATCGAAGAAATAAAGAAGCATCCTTGGTTTTTGAAGAACTTGCGTAAAGAATTTATGGAAGGAGAGGAAGCTAGTTTAGTACAAATGAATGGTGGAGAGAAACCATTGCAAAGTATTGAAGAAGCATTGGCTATAATTCAAGAAGCAAGAACACCAGCAGTGGGATCTAAAAGTGATGATCCTTTTGTTAATAGCAGTATTAGCATGGAACTTGATGATTTTGATACTGATGCTGATTTAGATGATGAAATAGATACAAGTGGAGATTTTGTATGTGCATTGTAA
- the LOC107766134 gene encoding serine/threonine-protein kinase SAPK2 isoform X1, translating to MERYDIVKDIGSGNFGVAKLVKDKWSGELFAVKYIERGKKLFLQIDEHVQREIMNHRSLRHPNIIRFKEVLLTPAHLAIVMEYASGGELFERICNAGRFSEDEGRFFFQQLISGVSYCHSMQICHRDLKLENTLLDGSSTQRLKICDFGYSKSAALHSQPKSTVGTPAYIAPEVLSRKEYDGKIADVWSCGVTLYVMLVGAYPFEDPDDPRNFKKTITRILSVQYSIPYYVRVSKECNHLLSRIFVADPEKRITIEEIKKHPWFLKNLRKEFMEGEEASLVQMNGGEKPLQSIEEALAIIQEARTPAVGSKSDDPFVNSSISMELDDFDTDADLDDEIDTSGDFVCAL from the exons ATGGAAAGGTATGATATTGTTAAAGACATTGGTTCTGGAAATTTTGGTGTGGCTAAACTTGTGAAAGATAAATGGAGTGGTGAGCTTTTTGCTGTCAAGTATATTGAAAGAGGCAAAAAG TTATTTCTGCAGATTGATGAGCATGTTCAAAGGGAAATCATGAATCACAGGTCTTTGAGGCACCCAAATATCATTAGATTTAAAGAG GTATTGCTAACCCCAGCTCATCTAGCCATAGTTATGGAATATGCTTCGGGAGGAGAGCTTTTCGAACGAATATGCAATGCTGGAAGATTCAGTGAAGATGAG GGAAGGTTTTTCTTTCAACAACTTATATCAGGAGTCAGTTACTGTCACTCAATG CAAATCTGCCACAGAGATCTTAAGCTTGAAAATACATTATTAGATGGTAGCTCTACACAACGTCTGAAAATATGCGATTTTGGCTATTCTAAG TCAGCAGCATTGCATTCACAACCAAAATCTACAGTAGGAACTCCGGCTTATATCGCGCCAGAAGTCTTATCAAGAAAAGAATATGATGGAAAG ATAGCAGATGTTTGGTCATGTGGGGTCACATTATATGTGATGTTAGTTGGAGCTTATCCTTTTGAAGATCCTGATGATCCAAGAAAtttcaagaaaacaataaca AGGATATTAAGTGTGCAGTATTCAATCCCTTATTATGTTCGAGTTTCCAAGGAGTGTAATCATCTTTTATCTCGAATATTCGTAGCTGATCCGGAGAAG AGAATAACGATCGAAGAAATAAAGAAGCATCCTTGGTTTTTGAAGAACTTGCGTAAAGAATTTATGGAAGGAGAGGAAGCTAGTTTAGTACAAATGAATGGTGGAGAGAAACCATTGCAAAGTATTGAAGAAGCATTGGCTATAATTCAAGAAGCAAGAACACCAGCAGTGGGATCTAAAAGTGATGATCCTTTTGTTAATAGCAGTATTAGCATGGAACTTGATGATTTTGATACTGATGCTGATTTAGATGATGAAATAGATACAAGTGGAGATTTTGTATGTGCATTGTAA